A portion of the Podospora pseudoanserina strain CBS 124.78 chromosome 2, whole genome shotgun sequence genome contains these proteins:
- a CDS encoding hypothetical protein (COG:S; EggNog:ENOG503PC83) yields MLFIREQLVVERTNGKFTSKPHFHKRPNQSVNTLKLDKMLFVGFWLMATASAVVILPGGEPKPYTSQYPILATTEDAYFRESAPNELRSVNNTIKVILSSHSTTNISNDSGLYPSGDSFIRGAIQAWGEHLHLVVRPEEVWFTILVQMNFYMTSHAEEVRELFVNHQGQREILVEDLTWYRILSRFRTEIQARVKTDWLMDWIMPNFSTTTESDVMTANILMMGLTKAYFKYIGKPVCGLPSVTLLGELSDWQKILAKLDRLPDFGPEPEEYKARLRPILSRFVTSFEQPDSPATQEFWNQIVTGRAGKVCGSPPVFLSGWITGFFFWNENGQAFARQKGDMLTLDGISYPVLDLEFAPVGYARAPFVMRNYQGQGDFPAYVAAGNLGKQVTAGPPAGYKEALLRTGGNVSLADDKARHATLRPLSAWMLYGPLSHEPRSGWFKEDELMDIQMSVKKYMTGDTCGLLAAP; encoded by the exons ATGCTGTTTATCCGTGAGCAGCTTGTCGTTGAGCGGACCAATGGCAAGTTCACCTCG AAACCGCATTTCCACAAGAGACCAAACCAGTCGGTAAACACCTTGAAGCTCGACAAGATGCTGTTTGTGGGATTCTGGCTGATGGCCACGGCCTCAGCCGTCGTTATACTTCCAGGGGGAGAACCAAAGCCCTACACAAGCCAGTATCCGATCTTGGCAACAACAGAAGACGCCTACTTTCGTGAATCCGCCCCCAATGAACTTCGGAgcgtcaacaacaccatcaaggtgATTCTGAGCTCACACTCGACCACCAACATATCCAATGATTCCGGGTTGTATCCTTCTGGTGACTCTTTCATTCGCGGCGCAATACAGGCGTGGGGTGAGCATTTGCACCTGGTCGTGCGCCCCGAAGAGGTTTGGTTCACCATTTTGGTGCAGATGAACTTTTATATGACATCTCATGCCGAGGAAGTTCGAGAGCTATTCGTCAATCACCAAGGACAACGGGAGATTCTCGTCGAGGATCTCACATGGTACCGCATTTTAAGCCGTTTCAGAACAGAAATTCAAGCGAGAGTCAAAACCGATTGGTTGATGGACTGGATCATGCCCaacttctcaacaacaaccgagAGCGACGTCATGACGGCCAATATCCTAATGATGGGTCTGACCAAAGCCTACTTCAAATACATTGGAAAGCCTGTCTGTGGTCTACCATCGGTTACGCTGCTCGGCGAGCTTTCAGACTGGCAGAAGATCCTAGCAAAGCTCGACCGTCTGCCTGACTTTGGCCCGGAGCCAGAAGAATACAAGGCCAGACTCCGTCCTATTCTTTCGAGATTTGTCACAAGCTTCGAACAGCCCGATTCACCCGCCACGCAAGAGTTTTGGAACCAAATTGTGACAGGAAGAGCGGGCAAAGTGTGCGGATCACCGCCAGTATTTCTCTCTGGATGGATCACgggcttctttttctggAACGAGAACGGCCAGGCTTTCGCGCGTCAAAAAGGCGACATGTTGACACTTGATGGCATCTCCTATCCCGTTCTTGACCTCGAATTTGCACCAGTGGGATACGCAAGAGCCCCATTTGTGATGCGGAACTACCAAGGTCAAGGGGACTTCCCTGCATACGTCGCGGCTGGCAATCTAGGGAAGCAGGTCACAGCTGGTCCCCCGGCCGGGTACAAGGAGGCGTTGCTGAGGACTGGTGGCAATGTTAGCCTTGCCGACGACAAGGCTAGGCATGCGACTCTGAGGCCCTTGAGTGCATGGATGCTGTACGGCCCCCTCAGTCATGAGCCCCGATCAGGGTGGTTCAAGGAGGATGAGTTGATGGATATTCAGATGAGTGTCAAAAAGTACATGACTGGAGACACGTGTGGTTTGCTGGCCGCTCCTTGA
- a CDS encoding hypothetical protein (EggNog:ENOG503PQYE), translating into MTDLFFLPDTITSSLINSTFSDPPPLTTINMIDAQELRRRWSDKTEAVFTSADLSNYVEIPARNYERTFDFQGCKSIVFLKGERTGTEEDVILMSQGTGRMVLPAGVQVLVTDGYTKCSSNPTDAARSGSTVTSSTPKPVVGKDDGWTVVAQADGY; encoded by the exons ATGACTGACCTCTTTTTCCTCCCAGACACAATCACATCTTCACTCATCAACTCAACCTTTTCCGACCCACCACCGcttaccaccatcaacatgatTGACGCCCAGGAACTT CGTCGCCGCTGGTCGGACAAGACCGAAGCCGTCTTCACCTCTGCGGACCTCAGCAACTACGTCGAAATCCCCGCCCGCAACTATGAGCGCACATTCGACTTTCAGGGCTGCAAGTCCATCGTCTTTCTCAAGGGCGAGCGCACCGGTACCGAAGAGGATGTGATCCTCATGTCCCAGGGCACCGGCCGCATGGTCCTTCCTGCCGGTGTGCAAGTTCTCGTCACCGACGGCTACACCAAGTGCAGCTCTAATCCTACCGACGCCGCTCGCTCTGGCTCCACCGTCACATCTTCCACCCCCAAGCCTGTCGTGGGTAAGGATGACGGTTGGACTGTTGTTGCCCAAGCCGATGGGTACTAG
- a CDS encoding hypothetical protein (EggNog:ENOG503NZDP; COG:S), producing the protein MIVSTAVACALAAVVTAYTDIRHKQFMVKNIDPIVYPGQYRSHMHSFFGSDAVTKDLPTTADLQKGCASGENPNDLSVYWIPTLYYVRGPTDFVEVNPGMFSTYYENIDKAEIPYPQDFFAITGNATARSQSDVNEGTTGLTWWCENGPEDRQNRNRALMPRVTCSGNIQVILRFPDCVQTSNIKNYAYTAANGGRCPSGMKRIPQLRFSVRYNVRSLLPKGWSGTPPLKLACGEVGEGYCFHGDFINGWFDDAQKNLLKATSRNQWMRVDGAKGEGKAGTTCGPKDREPAKGTSDYLTSVDMMKMH; encoded by the exons atgatcGTCTCGACAGCGGTTGCATGCGCTCTGGCGGCGGTCGTGACGGCATATACTGACATCCGCCACAAGCAATTCATGGTCAAGAATATTGATCCTATCGTTTATCCTGGGCAGTACCGTTCTCATATGCACTCATTCTTTGGATCCGATGCTGTGACCAAAGACCTGCCCACCACGGCCGACCTGCAGAAAGGCTGTGCCTCTGGAGAGAACCCCAACGATTTGTCAGTGTACT GGATTCCAACCCTTTACTATGTACGGGGACCAACCGACTTTGTGGAGGTGAATCCTGGCATGTTCAGCACATACTATGAAAACATCGACAAGGCCGAGATTCCATATCCACAAGACTTTTTTGCCATTACAGGAAATGCAACAGCGAGAAGCCAGAGTGATGTGAACGAGGGCACCACTGGTCTGACATGGTGGTGTGAAAATGGGCCTGAGGACAGACAGAACCGTAATCGAGCTCTCATGCCTCGCGTGACGTGCAGCGGCAATATTCAAGTCATTCTTCGGTTTCCGGATTGCGTCCAGACAAGCAACATCAAGAACTATGCCTACACCGCCGCGAACGGTGGCCGTTGTCCCTCAGGTATGAAACGAATTCCGCAGCTCCGGTTCTCTGTTCGATACAATGTTCGCAGCCTGCTTCCCAAAGGTTGGTCCGGCACTCCACCTCTGAAGTTGGCTTGCGGCGAAGTTGGCGAAGGGTACTGCTTTCATGGGGATTTCATCAATGGGTGGTTTGATGACGCTCAGAAAAATCTGCTGAAGGCCACGAGCCGCAACCAGTGGATGAGAGTTGACGGCGCcaagggggaagggaaagcCGGGACAACATGTGGGCCAAAAGATCGGGAGCCGGCAAAGGGAACAAGTGACTATCTTACAAGTGTCGACATGATGAAGATGCACTAG